The Monodelphis domestica isolate mMonDom1 chromosome 7, mMonDom1.pri, whole genome shotgun sequence genome window below encodes:
- the LOC130455513 gene encoding translation initiation factor IF-2-like: MGGADGTRRLRQCLPRLEPSGPANLRAEQPQGVRGSSSRSRCLLRPRRARQHRKAAVRRPRPEPRAATDTPWARSRRGPRSEKVMPVAAAPTSVDTAPKGKMQRCQELPAPPVASAKVCRGPAGPRAGAGVAGVGAGGSPASEAGAHVGVLMVPGAGSSERAG, from the coding sequence ATGGGAGGCGCAGACGGAACCCGGCGCCTGCGCCAGTGCCTCCCCAGGTTGGAGCCCAGCGGACCAGCCAACCTCCGGGCCGAGCAACCTCAGGGAGTCCGGGGCTCCTCGTCCCGCTCCCGCTGTCTCCTCCGCCCCCGGCGGGCCCGCCAGCACAGGAAAGCGGCAGTCAGGAGGCCAAGGCCGGAGCCAAGGGCGGCCACTGACACCCCCTGGGCGAGGTCCAGGCGGGGTCCCCGCAGCGAGAAGGTGATGCCCGTGGCAGCCGCTCCGACTAGCGTGGACACGGCGCCGAAAGGGAAGATGCAGCGGTGCCAGGAGCTGCCAGCTCCGCCAGTGGCCAGTGCCAAGGTGTGCAGGGGTCCCGCGGGGCCCAGGGCAGGGGCTGGGGTCGCCGGGGTCGGGGCCGGGGGCAGCCCTGCCTCGGAGGCCGGCGCGCACGTCGGGGTGCTCATGGTTCCAGGCGCCGGAAGCTCAGAGAGAGCCGGGTAG
- the TEDC2 gene encoding tubulin epsilon and delta complex protein 2 isoform X3, with amino-acid sequence MLASFSPAPAPALHIWEKPASTHNAAGPGGAGARIRGRGSTPAGPRQFSRRAGAAGVCVLVCQLQLQLAATSPQLSLHLPPPPMAAMLPADCSRRLVAELLGALEACQKKEKDLQQSLARCRVLLQPWEVASPPSPEPAQRRDKEAACEPTPKDLKELELLTQTLEKALRVRKGIVRVQSEESVSSGKAVQPLVAAQAGPGARPRTSNPKACVPARPPATSQRASSGVKRPIRAPSHRGRAPKDALTHAKQPDHLAPLEGPAQPCPLPSQGQVPGVPTSTPVSASREVGAVASKPGPEQGKTPPDLRSEPFTLKEKGTQLQLPLLYKKIASRNSSLWAQIQHSQFDADSDVAAAKAHFLERMKKTFDMPGPAISPAEVQEEVNRLDRACHLLTQHLEETLAMSGEAAADSLSLEQEYRCLVTLEGLQATVDQHLLRLQELREAEEHWSGLGPAESPPWGLGLRVGGRGSLWNSSRLSYSSARELQTVAALSLRVAMLKQQIHLQEVLMEELLPLLGAESPASPAQLALYRAIHSQLCEAGERFSVLVRDEPSV; translated from the exons ATGCTTGCATCTTtctcccctgcccctgcccccgcTTTACACATCTGGGAGAAGCCAGCTAGCACCCACAACGCAGCAGGACCTGGCGGGGCTGGGGCCAGGATCCGGGGGCGGGGCTCGACGCCGGCGGGACCGCGGCAGTTTTCCCGCCGAGCTGGGGCTGCaggtgtgtgtgtgcttgtgtgtcaGTTGCAGCTGCAGCTGGCTGCCACCTCCCCCCAGTTATCCCttcaccttcccccaccccccatggccgCCATGCTGCCTGCCGACTGCTCGCGCAG ACTGGTTGCAGAGCTCCTAGGAGCCTTGGAGGCTTGccagaagaaggagaaggatttGCAACAATCCCTTGCTCGCTGCCGGGTGTTACTTCAACCTTG GGAAGTGGCCTCTCCCCCAAGCCCTGAGCCAGCCCAGAGGAGGGACAAGGAAGCTG CATGTGAACCAACTCCCAAAGACCTCAAGGAATTGGAGCTGCTGACCCAAACCCTAGAGAAAGCCCTTCGCGTCCGGAAAGGCATCGTCCGGGTCCAGTCAGAAGAAAGTGTCTCCAGTGGAAAAGCTGTCCAGCCTTTGGTTGCTGCCCAGGCAGGCCCTGGGGCCAGGCCCAGAACTTCAAATCCAAAAGCTTGTGTTCCAGCCAGGCCCCCAGCTACCTCTCAGAGGGCTAGCAGTGGGGTGAAAAGGCCTATCAGAGCCCCCTCTCATAGGGGCAGGGCTCCCAAAGATGCTCTCACACATGCCAAGCAGCCAGACCACTTAGCTCCTCTAGAGGGGCCGGCTCAGCCCTGCCCTCTGCCTTCCCAGGGCCAGGTCCCTGGGGTCCCAACCTCCACCCCAGTTTCTGCTTCAAGAGAAGTGGGTGCTGTTGCATCCAAGCCTGGGCCAGAACAAGGAAAAACCCCACCAGACCTGAGGTCTGAGCCCTTCACACTCAAGGAGAAGGG gaccCAGCTGCAGCTGCCTCTCTTGTATAAGAAAATAGCTTCCAGAAATTCCAG CCTGTGGGCCCAGATCCAGCATTCCCAGTTCGATGCTGATTCTGATGTGGCTGCTGCCAAAGCCCATTTCTTAGAGAGGATGAAGAAGACT TTTGACATGCCTGGCCCAGCCATCAGCCCTGCTGAGGTCCAGGAGGAAGTGAATCGCCTGGACCGGGCCTGCCACTTACTGACCCAGCATCTGGAAGAGACGCTGGCCATGAGTGGGGAGGCAGCTGCAG ACTCCCTGAGCTTGGAACAGGAATACCGCTGTCTGGTCACCCTCGAAGGGCTCCAAGCCACTGTAGACCAGCATCTGCTTAGACTCCAAGAGCTTCGAGAAG CGGAGGAGCACTGGTCGGGGCTTGGGCCTGCAGAGAGCCCTCCATGGGGCCTGGGCCTGCGTGTAGGAGGGAGGGGGTCCCTCTGGAACAGCAGCCGGCTTTCCTACTCCAGTGCCCGAGAGCTGCAGACCGTGGCAGCGCTCAGTCTCCGAGTGGCCATGCTGAAGCAGCAGATCCATCTCCAAGAG GTTCTGATGGAGGAGCTTCTTCCCCTGCTGGGAGCCGAGAGCCCTGCCAGCCCTGCTCAGCTGGCGCTCTACCGTGCCATCCACAGCCAGCTCTGTGAGGCCGGGGAGCGCTTCTCCGTCCTGGTGAGAGACGAGCCGTCTGTCTGA
- the TEDC2 gene encoding tubulin epsilon and delta complex protein 2 isoform X2: protein MLASFSPAPAPALHIWEKPASTHNAAGPGGAGARIRGRGSTPAGPRQFSRRAGAAGVCVLVCQLQLQLAATSPQLSLHLPPPPMAAMLPADCSRRLVAELLGALEACQKKEKDLQQSLARCRVLLQPWEVASPPSPEPAQRRDKEAAFTACEPTPKDLKELELLTQTLEKALRVRKGIVRVQSEESVSSGKAVQPLVAAQAGPGARPRTSNPKACVPARPPATSQRASSGVKRPIRAPSHRGRAPKDALTHAKQPDHLAPLEGPAQPCPLPSQGQVPGVPTSTPVSASREVGAVASKPGPEQGKTPPDLRSEPFTLKEKGTQLQLPLLYKKIASRNSSLWAQIQHSQFDADSDVAAAKAHFLERMKKTFDMPGPAISPAEVQEEVNRLDRACHLLTQHLEETLAMSGEAAADSLSLEQEYRCLVTLEGLQATVDQHLLRLQELREAEEHWSGLGPAESPPWGLGLRVGGRGSLWNSSRLSYSSARELQTVAALSLRVAMLKQQIHLQEVLMEELLPLLGAESPASPAQLALYRAIHSQLCEAGERFSVLVRDEPSV, encoded by the exons ATGCTTGCATCTTtctcccctgcccctgcccccgcTTTACACATCTGGGAGAAGCCAGCTAGCACCCACAACGCAGCAGGACCTGGCGGGGCTGGGGCCAGGATCCGGGGGCGGGGCTCGACGCCGGCGGGACCGCGGCAGTTTTCCCGCCGAGCTGGGGCTGCaggtgtgtgtgtgcttgtgtgtcaGTTGCAGCTGCAGCTGGCTGCCACCTCCCCCCAGTTATCCCttcaccttcccccaccccccatggccgCCATGCTGCCTGCCGACTGCTCGCGCAG ACTGGTTGCAGAGCTCCTAGGAGCCTTGGAGGCTTGccagaagaaggagaaggatttGCAACAATCCCTTGCTCGCTGCCGGGTGTTACTTCAACCTTG GGAAGTGGCCTCTCCCCCAAGCCCTGAGCCAGCCCAGAGGAGGGACAAGGAAGCTG CTTTCACAGCATGTGAACCAACTCCCAAAGACCTCAAGGAATTGGAGCTGCTGACCCAAACCCTAGAGAAAGCCCTTCGCGTCCGGAAAGGCATCGTCCGGGTCCAGTCAGAAGAAAGTGTCTCCAGTGGAAAAGCTGTCCAGCCTTTGGTTGCTGCCCAGGCAGGCCCTGGGGCCAGGCCCAGAACTTCAAATCCAAAAGCTTGTGTTCCAGCCAGGCCCCCAGCTACCTCTCAGAGGGCTAGCAGTGGGGTGAAAAGGCCTATCAGAGCCCCCTCTCATAGGGGCAGGGCTCCCAAAGATGCTCTCACACATGCCAAGCAGCCAGACCACTTAGCTCCTCTAGAGGGGCCGGCTCAGCCCTGCCCTCTGCCTTCCCAGGGCCAGGTCCCTGGGGTCCCAACCTCCACCCCAGTTTCTGCTTCAAGAGAAGTGGGTGCTGTTGCATCCAAGCCTGGGCCAGAACAAGGAAAAACCCCACCAGACCTGAGGTCTGAGCCCTTCACACTCAAGGAGAAGGG gaccCAGCTGCAGCTGCCTCTCTTGTATAAGAAAATAGCTTCCAGAAATTCCAG CCTGTGGGCCCAGATCCAGCATTCCCAGTTCGATGCTGATTCTGATGTGGCTGCTGCCAAAGCCCATTTCTTAGAGAGGATGAAGAAGACT TTTGACATGCCTGGCCCAGCCATCAGCCCTGCTGAGGTCCAGGAGGAAGTGAATCGCCTGGACCGGGCCTGCCACTTACTGACCCAGCATCTGGAAGAGACGCTGGCCATGAGTGGGGAGGCAGCTGCAG ACTCCCTGAGCTTGGAACAGGAATACCGCTGTCTGGTCACCCTCGAAGGGCTCCAAGCCACTGTAGACCAGCATCTGCTTAGACTCCAAGAGCTTCGAGAAG CGGAGGAGCACTGGTCGGGGCTTGGGCCTGCAGAGAGCCCTCCATGGGGCCTGGGCCTGCGTGTAGGAGGGAGGGGGTCCCTCTGGAACAGCAGCCGGCTTTCCTACTCCAGTGCCCGAGAGCTGCAGACCGTGGCAGCGCTCAGTCTCCGAGTGGCCATGCTGAAGCAGCAGATCCATCTCCAAGAG GTTCTGATGGAGGAGCTTCTTCCCCTGCTGGGAGCCGAGAGCCCTGCCAGCCCTGCTCAGCTGGCGCTCTACCGTGCCATCCACAGCCAGCTCTGTGAGGCCGGGGAGCGCTTCTCCGTCCTGGTGAGAGACGAGCCGTCTGTCTGA
- the TEDC2 gene encoding tubulin epsilon and delta complex protein 2 isoform X1, whose amino-acid sequence MLASFSPAPAPALHIWEKPASTHNAAGPGGAGARIRGRGSTPAGPRQFSRRAGAAGVCVLVCQLQLQLAATSPQLSLHLPPPPMAAMLPADCSRRLVAELLGALEACQKKEKDLQQSLARCRVLLQPWEVASPPSPEPAQRRDKEAACEPTPKDLKELELLTQTLEKALRVRKGIVRVQSEESVSSGKAVQPLVAAQAGPGARPRTSNPKACVPARPPATSQRASSGVKRPIRAPSHRGRAPKDALTHAKQPDHLAPLEGPAQPCPLPSQGQVPGVPTSTPVSASREVGAVASKPGPEQGKTPPDLRSEPFTLKEKGTQLQLPLLYKKIASRNSSLWAQIQHSQFDADSDVAAAKAHFLERMKKTFDMPGPAISPAEVQEEVNRLDRACHLLTQHLEETLAMSGEAAADSLSLEQEYRCLVTLEGLQATVDQHLLRLQELREAEEHWSGLGPAESPPWGLGLRVGGRGSLWNSSRLSYSSARELQTVAALSLRVAMLKQQIHLQEVRPPAPSTCVLRLAPAGSYHSDSLCPAVRARGEPDPVHTASRSVRRPLARLRWGGLGTGRLVALELWWSLRVCLWCAPGSDGGASSPAGSREPCQPCSAGALPCHPQPAL is encoded by the exons ATGCTTGCATCTTtctcccctgcccctgcccccgcTTTACACATCTGGGAGAAGCCAGCTAGCACCCACAACGCAGCAGGACCTGGCGGGGCTGGGGCCAGGATCCGGGGGCGGGGCTCGACGCCGGCGGGACCGCGGCAGTTTTCCCGCCGAGCTGGGGCTGCaggtgtgtgtgtgcttgtgtgtcaGTTGCAGCTGCAGCTGGCTGCCACCTCCCCCCAGTTATCCCttcaccttcccccaccccccatggccgCCATGCTGCCTGCCGACTGCTCGCGCAG ACTGGTTGCAGAGCTCCTAGGAGCCTTGGAGGCTTGccagaagaaggagaaggatttGCAACAATCCCTTGCTCGCTGCCGGGTGTTACTTCAACCTTG GGAAGTGGCCTCTCCCCCAAGCCCTGAGCCAGCCCAGAGGAGGGACAAGGAAGCTG CATGTGAACCAACTCCCAAAGACCTCAAGGAATTGGAGCTGCTGACCCAAACCCTAGAGAAAGCCCTTCGCGTCCGGAAAGGCATCGTCCGGGTCCAGTCAGAAGAAAGTGTCTCCAGTGGAAAAGCTGTCCAGCCTTTGGTTGCTGCCCAGGCAGGCCCTGGGGCCAGGCCCAGAACTTCAAATCCAAAAGCTTGTGTTCCAGCCAGGCCCCCAGCTACCTCTCAGAGGGCTAGCAGTGGGGTGAAAAGGCCTATCAGAGCCCCCTCTCATAGGGGCAGGGCTCCCAAAGATGCTCTCACACATGCCAAGCAGCCAGACCACTTAGCTCCTCTAGAGGGGCCGGCTCAGCCCTGCCCTCTGCCTTCCCAGGGCCAGGTCCCTGGGGTCCCAACCTCCACCCCAGTTTCTGCTTCAAGAGAAGTGGGTGCTGTTGCATCCAAGCCTGGGCCAGAACAAGGAAAAACCCCACCAGACCTGAGGTCTGAGCCCTTCACACTCAAGGAGAAGGG gaccCAGCTGCAGCTGCCTCTCTTGTATAAGAAAATAGCTTCCAGAAATTCCAG CCTGTGGGCCCAGATCCAGCATTCCCAGTTCGATGCTGATTCTGATGTGGCTGCTGCCAAAGCCCATTTCTTAGAGAGGATGAAGAAGACT TTTGACATGCCTGGCCCAGCCATCAGCCCTGCTGAGGTCCAGGAGGAAGTGAATCGCCTGGACCGGGCCTGCCACTTACTGACCCAGCATCTGGAAGAGACGCTGGCCATGAGTGGGGAGGCAGCTGCAG ACTCCCTGAGCTTGGAACAGGAATACCGCTGTCTGGTCACCCTCGAAGGGCTCCAAGCCACTGTAGACCAGCATCTGCTTAGACTCCAAGAGCTTCGAGAAG CGGAGGAGCACTGGTCGGGGCTTGGGCCTGCAGAGAGCCCTCCATGGGGCCTGGGCCTGCGTGTAGGAGGGAGGGGGTCCCTCTGGAACAGCAGCCGGCTTTCCTACTCCAGTGCCCGAGAGCTGCAGACCGTGGCAGCGCTCAGTCTCCGAGTGGCCATGCTGAAGCAGCAGATCCATCTCCAAGAGGTACGGCCTCCCGCGCCCAGCACTTGCGTCCTCAGGCTCGCTCCTGCTGGCTCTTACCACAGTGACAGCCTGTGCCCCGCGGTCCGAGCGAGGGGAGAACCTGACCCTGTGCACACGGCTTCTCGTTCTGTCCGGCGGCCTCTGGCCAGGCTGAGGTGGGGGGGTCTCGGGACGGGGAGGCTGGTGGCTTTAGAACTCTGGTGGTCTCTGAGAGTTTGTCTCTGGTGCGCCCCAGGTTCTGATGGAGGAGCTTCTTCCCCTGCTGGGAGCCGAGAGCCCTGCCAGCCCTGCTCAGCTGGCGCTCTACCGTGCCATCCACAGCCAGCTCTGTGA